A part of Caldicellulosiruptor owensensis OL genomic DNA contains:
- a CDS encoding class II aldolase/adducin family protein, protein MKFELLHPADQIVMIMERIYGYGMTTTSGGNISIKDDNGDIWITPSGIDKGSLKSSDIVQVKEDGEIIGKHKPSVELPFHEMIYRARPDIKAIIHAHPPAIMAFSLARKIPNTKLIPNVHLICGEVELVDYALPGSTELGQKIADTFKEGVSTAVLANHGIVVGAENLFKAFMAFETLDFCAQLEIRAKLIGEPKPLRPKDIEISKAKQDIQMDEFIPKTYSSFEKLSRKKMCELIHRAYDQRLFTSTQGTFSQRLSSNSFIITPYMVDRKYIQPEDIVRIESGYKEAGKRPSRSVLLHKYIYEKHPDVNAIIIAHPPNIMAFAVTENEFDSKTIPETYISLRNVKKIPFGSSFMQPKMTADVFSKETPAVIVENDSVIVVGKDLLDAFDKLEVLEFTAKAIIDAKRLGDVVLISKQEIEEIERAFEL, encoded by the coding sequence ATGAAATTTGAACTACTACATCCAGCCGACCAGATAGTTATGATAATGGAAAGAATATACGGCTATGGTATGACAACAACGTCTGGTGGCAACATATCAATTAAAGATGATAATGGCGATATCTGGATTACACCCTCTGGCATAGACAAGGGAAGTTTAAAAAGTAGCGACATCGTCCAGGTAAAAGAAGATGGAGAAATCATTGGCAAGCACAAGCCTTCTGTTGAACTTCCGTTTCATGAAATGATATACCGTGCAAGACCTGATATAAAAGCAATAATTCATGCGCACCCACCGGCGATTATGGCGTTTTCGCTTGCACGCAAAATTCCAAATACAAAACTGATTCCGAATGTTCATCTCATATGCGGCGAAGTTGAGCTTGTTGACTATGCTTTGCCGGGAAGCACTGAGCTTGGTCAAAAGATAGCTGATACATTCAAAGAAGGGGTATCAACAGCTGTTTTGGCAAACCACGGGATTGTTGTAGGTGCAGAAAACCTTTTCAAAGCGTTTATGGCGTTTGAAACGCTTGATTTTTGTGCTCAGCTTGAGATAAGAGCAAAGCTTATTGGTGAGCCAAAACCACTTAGACCCAAAGACATTGAGATTTCAAAAGCAAAACAGGATATTCAAATGGATGAGTTCATTCCAAAAACATATTCAAGTTTCGAAAAACTGTCAAGAAAGAAGATGTGTGAACTTATCCACAGGGCATATGACCAGAGACTTTTTACAAGCACGCAAGGAACATTTTCCCAAAGACTTAGCAGCAATTCTTTTATTATCACACCATACATGGTGGATAGAAAATACATCCAGCCAGAAGATATTGTCAGGATAGAAAGTGGATACAAGGAGGCTGGAAAAAGGCCGAGCAGGTCAGTGCTGTTGCACAAGTATATTTATGAAAAGCATCCTGATGTGAACGCGATAATCATTGCTCATCCGCCGAATATAATGGCTTTTGCAGTGACAGAAAATGAGTTTGATTCAAAAACAATACCAGAAACTTATATTTCTCTCAGAAACGTTAAAAAGATTCCGTTTGGTTCATCGTTTATGCAGCCAAAAATGACTGCAGATGTGTTTTCTAAAGAGACTCCAGCTGTGATTGTAGAAAATGACAGTGTAATTGTTGTTGGTAAAGACCTTTTAGATGCATTTGACAAGCTTGAGGTACTGGAGTTCACTGCAAAGGCCATCATAGATGCAAAGAGGTTGGGTGATGTTGTGCTTATTAGCAAGCAAGAAATTGAAGAGATAGAAAGGGCGTTTGAACTGTGA
- a CDS encoding UPF0182 family membrane protein translates to MADRIIYDYKKEKTKKVLKRIGYVLVLLILTAITFSIAFDLFLELIQIREIGKNFVSVFWKNFYVKLSVQIISFVILFFVFFINNAIVKKNVERIVGKIGFLKKNILNIILSLFLALVTSKYLENNLYIKFLTLTHSKSFNIKDPIFKKDIGYYVFERPFFLTVVNFLFFLMIFVCIYTVVLYVVLYTASFVSRTSSWNILTDKKVRFHIFFNLILIFVVKIFTLKYEMEGLLYSFFGEVVGVGYTDYYIRMNYFKLSYIVLVVIILISIYFFIRGKYSTVGKVMLSYIAWGILGTLVAAGFQYFIVSPNEQVYERPFLEKNIKFTRIAYNLENIEEKHFPVDTSNNITAKDLQQNKATVENIRITDFPTTLAIQNQIQRFKQYYIFNDADIAKYTIDGRIKSVFISAREINYDGIPTKTYINQRFQYTHGYGVVMSLMTEVTPEGQPKFIIKDIPIKSLDGAPKVTQPRIYYGEKTDPYVIVNTKVDEIDYPEGDSNKLYRYTGQGGIKLTPLNRLIFSYVYKDFRLLVSSAINSNSKLLINRNIVQRAKRVAPFLEFDPDPYILIDGKGRLVWVLDAYTKTSYFPYSEPTEEGFNYIRNSVKVLIDAYNGTLKFYIVDKSDPIVNVYKSIYPQLFEKEDIPVDIAEHIRYPEYIFTVQANVLKRYHMTNPNVFYNKEDLWDFGKHKTPDGTIDYIPPYYSVMKLPDSQQEEMILMVPFTPLKYNTMIAWLAAKSSQENYGKLVLYKFPKGSTVYGPLQVENMIDQDPQISKDLSLWNQGGSKVIRGNLLALPINQKILYIEPIYIASDNTSALPEVKRVIAACNGKVVMGSTLNDALSQLIGQQLAQTTQDLETPQQQQGTQELQNFSQQLSKLKGIFEDAKKALQEGNWEEFGRKFKELDEMMKNIK, encoded by the coding sequence ATGGCAGATAGAATAATTTATGATTACAAAAAGGAAAAGACAAAAAAGGTTTTAAAAAGAATAGGGTATGTTTTGGTACTACTGATTTTGACTGCAATTACATTTTCAATTGCATTTGATTTGTTTTTAGAACTAATCCAGATAAGAGAGATTGGCAAGAATTTTGTCAGTGTGTTCTGGAAAAATTTCTATGTAAAACTTTCTGTGCAGATAATTTCTTTTGTTATATTGTTCTTTGTGTTTTTTATTAACAATGCAATTGTGAAAAAGAATGTAGAAAGAATTGTAGGGAAAATTGGTTTTTTAAAGAAAAACATTCTTAACATAATTCTTTCGCTTTTCTTGGCGCTTGTGACAAGTAAATATTTAGAGAACAATCTCTATATAAAGTTTTTAACATTGACGCATTCTAAATCTTTTAATATCAAAGACCCAATTTTCAAAAAAGACATAGGTTACTATGTGTTTGAAAGACCATTTTTTCTGACTGTGGTGAATTTCCTCTTTTTCTTGATGATATTTGTATGTATATACACTGTGGTGCTATATGTAGTACTCTACACAGCTTCATTTGTTAGCAGAACAAGTTCATGGAATATTCTAACTGATAAAAAGGTAAGGTTCCATATATTTTTCAACCTCATACTCATATTTGTTGTAAAAATATTTACGTTAAAGTACGAAATGGAAGGACTTTTGTACTCTTTCTTTGGAGAAGTTGTAGGAGTTGGCTATACAGACTATTATATTAGAATGAATTACTTTAAGCTATCTTATATAGTTTTGGTTGTGATAATTTTAATTAGTATTTACTTTTTTATAAGAGGGAAGTACTCAACCGTGGGGAAAGTCATGCTTTCTTATATTGCCTGGGGAATTTTAGGGACATTAGTTGCTGCAGGATTCCAGTATTTTATTGTATCCCCTAATGAACAGGTGTATGAAAGACCGTTTTTAGAGAAAAATATAAAGTTTACACGTATAGCTTACAATTTAGAGAATATTGAAGAAAAGCATTTTCCTGTAGACACATCAAATAATATAACAGCAAAAGATTTACAGCAAAACAAAGCAACAGTTGAAAATATAAGAATAACAGATTTTCCAACTACTTTGGCTATACAAAACCAAATTCAGCGGTTCAAGCAGTATTATATTTTCAATGATGCAGATATTGCAAAATACACTATCGATGGCAGGATAAAGTCGGTGTTTATTTCTGCAAGAGAGATAAACTACGATGGTATTCCTACAAAGACGTATATAAATCAAAGGTTTCAGTACACACATGGATACGGAGTTGTTATGAGTCTGATGACAGAGGTAACACCAGAGGGTCAGCCAAAGTTCATTATAAAAGACATTCCAATAAAAAGCTTAGACGGTGCACCAAAAGTTACCCAGCCGCGCATCTACTATGGAGAAAAGACAGACCCGTATGTAATAGTCAACACAAAAGTTGATGAGATAGATTATCCAGAAGGAGATTCAAACAAGCTCTATAGATACACTGGTCAGGGCGGAATAAAACTCACACCGCTAAACAGGCTGATATTTTCATATGTATACAAAGATTTTAGGCTTCTTGTTTCCTCTGCGATAAATTCAAACAGCAAACTTCTTATAAACAGAAACATTGTTCAAAGAGCAAAGAGGGTTGCGCCGTTTTTGGAGTTTGACCCTGACCCGTATATCCTGATTGATGGTAAAGGCCGTTTAGTGTGGGTTTTGGATGCATACACAAAGACAAGTTATTTCCCATATTCAGAGCCAACTGAAGAGGGTTTTAATTATATCCGAAACTCTGTAAAGGTTTTGATTGATGCGTACAATGGTACCTTAAAGTTCTACATTGTTGATAAAAGCGACCCGATCGTAAATGTATATAAGAGCATATATCCTCAGCTTTTTGAAAAAGAAGATATTCCGGTGGATATTGCCGAGCACATACGATATCCGGAGTATATCTTTACTGTCCAGGCAAACGTCTTGAAAAGATATCACATGACTAATCCTAATGTATTCTACAACAAAGAAGACTTGTGGGATTTTGGCAAGCACAAAACGCCTGATGGAACCATTGATTACATTCCGCCGTATTACAGTGTAATGAAACTTCCGGATTCACAACAAGAAGAGATGATTTTAATGGTGCCGTTTACCCCGCTAAAATACAATACAATGATTGCATGGCTTGCAGCAAAAAGTAGCCAAGAAAACTATGGAAAGCTTGTGCTTTACAAGTTTCCAAAAGGCTCAACCGTGTATGGTCCGCTTCAGGTAGAGAATATGATTGACCAGGATCCGCAAATTTCAAAAGATTTGTCTCTTTGGAATCAGGGAGGTTCTAAAGTAATAAGAGGAAACTTGTTAGCACTGCCAATAAACCAGAAGATTTTATATATCGAACCCATATATATTGCATCTGACAACACATCAGCTTTGCCAGAGGTAAAAAGAGTGATTGCTGCCTGCAATGGCAAAGTTGTTATGGGAAGTACTTTAAATGATGCTCTTTCACAGCTTATTGGACAGCAGCTTGCACAAACTACACAAGATCTGGAAACGCCGCAGCAGCAACAAGGTACTCAGGAGCTTCAGAACTTTTCACAGCAGCTTTCAAAATTAAAAGGCATATTTGAGGATGCTAAGAAAGCTTTGCAGGAAGGCAACTGGGAAGAATTTGGGAGGAAGTTCAAAGAACTTGATGAAATGATGAAAAATATAAAATAA
- a CDS encoding zinc-binding dehydrogenase, protein MKTKAVRLYGKNDLRLEEFELPPIKEDEILAKVISDSLCMSSYKAAIQGSEHKRVPKNIDKNPVIIGHEFCGQIVEVGKKWQDKFKPGDKFTVQPALNLKDNPYAAPGYSFQYIGGDATYIIIPNEVMEQNCLLKYEGDAFFYGSLAEPMSCIIGAFHASYHTEPGKYIHRMGTLENGFMTILAGAGPMGLGAIDYAVHGPKPPKLLVVTDINQERLDRAASIYTQEDAKKHGVDLYYVNTANIDNVENYLLSFTDGRGFDDVFVFAPVRELVELADRILARDGCLNFFAGPSDPNFSALLNFYNVHYNSTHVVGTSGGNTDDMIEALDLMAKGVVNPAAMITHIGGLNCVAQTTLNLPKIPGGKKLIYTNIELDLVAIEDFKEKGKENPLFAELAKIVERNNGLWCKEAEDFLLENAKKI, encoded by the coding sequence ATGAAGACAAAAGCTGTGAGGTTATATGGTAAAAACGATTTGAGACTTGAAGAATTTGAGCTTCCACCAATAAAAGAAGACGAAATTTTAGCAAAAGTAATTTCTGATAGTCTTTGTATGTCATCTTACAAGGCAGCAATACAAGGAAGCGAGCACAAAAGAGTACCAAAAAACATAGATAAAAATCCTGTTATAATAGGTCATGAATTTTGCGGGCAGATAGTAGAGGTAGGTAAAAAGTGGCAAGACAAGTTCAAGCCAGGTGACAAATTCACAGTTCAGCCTGCGCTGAACCTCAAAGACAATCCATATGCAGCACCGGGATATTCGTTCCAGTACATTGGTGGTGATGCGACATACATCATTATTCCGAATGAGGTGATGGAGCAAAACTGTCTTTTAAAATATGAGGGTGATGCATTCTTTTATGGCTCGCTGGCAGAGCCAATGTCGTGCATTATTGGTGCATTTCATGCAAGCTATCACACAGAACCTGGCAAATATATACACAGAATGGGAACGTTAGAAAACGGTTTTATGACAATCTTAGCAGGTGCTGGTCCAATGGGGCTTGGGGCTATTGACTATGCTGTGCATGGACCTAAACCGCCAAAGCTGCTTGTTGTGACAGATATAAACCAGGAAAGGTTAGATAGAGCAGCCTCAATATATACTCAAGAGGATGCTAAAAAGCATGGTGTTGACCTTTATTATGTCAATACTGCCAATATAGATAATGTTGAGAATTATCTTCTTTCATTTACTGATGGCAGAGGCTTTGACGATGTTTTTGTCTTTGCACCAGTCAGAGAACTTGTTGAACTTGCAGACAGGATTCTTGCAAGAGATGGGTGCCTAAACTTTTTTGCAGGACCGAGCGACCCCAATTTTTCAGCACTTTTGAATTTTTACAATGTCCACTACAACTCAACGCATGTTGTTGGAACAAGCGGTGGCAATACCGATGATATGATTGAAGCGCTTGATTTGATGGCAAAAGGTGTTGTCAACCCCGCTGCAATGATTACTCATATTGGAGGGCTTAATTGTGTGGCGCAAACAACTCTAAATCTTCCCAAAATCCCTGGCGGAAAAAAGCTTATATACACAAACATAGAGCTTGACCTTGTAGCAATAGAAGATTTCAAAGAAAAAGGCAAAGAAAATCCTCTTTTTGCTGAGCTTGCAAAGATTGTTGAAAGAAATAATGGCCTTTGGTGCAAAGAGGCAGAAGATTTTCTTTTAGAAAATGCTAAGAAGATTTGA
- the lipA gene encoding lipoyl synthase has product MSYLKKPDWLKIRVKADQKIDDVIEILKMFSLHTVCEEAQCPNIYECFSKKTATFLIMGDVCTRNCTFCDVKKGKPVKLNSDEPKMVANAVGALGLKYVVITSVTRDDLPDGGASHFAECIRSIKVKSQRTKIEVLIPDFKGSFESLSKVVEASPDVVAHNIETIERLYPCVRPLASYKRSLDVLKMVKEIDKNIFTKSGIMVGLGETKDEVKKTLEDLRKAECDFVTIGQYLSPSKNHYPVVEFVHPDVFEEYKEFAISIGFKFVMSGPLVRSSYMAENAKDIVENVRKI; this is encoded by the coding sequence ATGAGCTATCTAAAAAAGCCTGATTGGCTGAAGATAAGAGTAAAGGCAGATCAAAAAATAGATGATGTCATAGAAATTTTAAAAATGTTTTCTCTTCACACGGTGTGTGAAGAAGCTCAGTGTCCAAACATTTATGAGTGCTTTTCAAAAAAAACTGCTACTTTTTTGATTATGGGAGATGTATGCACAAGAAACTGCACATTTTGTGATGTCAAGAAAGGGAAACCTGTGAAGTTAAATAGTGATGAGCCTAAGATGGTTGCAAATGCTGTAGGTGCATTGGGACTAAAGTATGTTGTTATAACCTCTGTTACAAGGGATGATTTGCCAGATGGAGGAGCTTCTCACTTTGCAGAGTGCATTAGAAGCATAAAAGTAAAAAGTCAACGTACTAAGATTGAGGTTCTAATTCCTGACTTTAAAGGTAGTTTTGAATCACTTTCAAAGGTTGTAGAAGCTTCACCCGATGTTGTTGCACACAACATAGAGACCATCGAAAGGTTATATCCCTGCGTAAGACCTTTGGCAAGTTATAAAAGGTCGCTCGATGTACTGAAGATGGTAAAAGAGATTGATAAGAATATATTCACAAAATCAGGTATCATGGTTGGACTTGGTGAGACAAAAGATGAAGTTAAAAAGACGCTTGAAGACTTAAGAAAAGCAGAGTGTGATTTTGTAACAATAGGACAGTATCTATCCCCTTCCAAAAATCACTATCCCGTTGTTGAGTTTGTTCATCCAGATGTCTTTGAAGAGTACAAAGAATTTGCAATTTCAATTGGATTTAAGTTTGTTATGTCAGGTCCTCTTGTGAGAAGTTCATATATGGCAGAAAATGCAAAGGATATAGTTGAAAATGTCCGCAAAATATAA
- the srlD gene encoding sorbitol-6-phosphate dehydrogenase codes for MICKRLEGQVAIVTGAAQGLGEALARRLDKEGCKVVVADINFEGAQKVASELSEAIAVKCDVTNEQEVEAMVDKTIETFGQLDLMVANAGILIAKPITEFSLAEWKKVIDVNLIGYFLCARAAARVMIPRRKGNIIQINSKSGKKGSYKNSAYSASKFGGIGLTQSLALELAEYGIRVNAICPGNLLDSPLWVNSLYEQYSKNQGLTPEQIREKYLSQVPLRRACTYDDVANVLVFLASDEASYMTGQAINVTGGQEMR; via the coding sequence ATGATCTGCAAACGATTAGAGGGACAGGTTGCAATTGTTACAGGGGCTGCCCAGGGACTTGGTGAAGCACTTGCAAGAAGACTTGACAAAGAAGGATGCAAGGTTGTTGTTGCAGATATAAACTTCGAAGGTGCTCAAAAAGTTGCAAGTGAGCTATCTGAAGCCATTGCTGTAAAGTGTGATGTTACAAACGAACAAGAGGTCGAAGCAATGGTTGACAAGACAATTGAAACTTTTGGCCAGCTTGATTTGATGGTTGCAAATGCCGGAATACTGATTGCAAAGCCTATTACAGAATTTTCGCTTGCTGAGTGGAAAAAGGTAATCGATGTAAACCTCATTGGATATTTCTTGTGTGCAAGAGCCGCAGCAAGAGTGATGATTCCACGCCGAAAAGGAAATATAATCCAGATAAATAGCAAGTCTGGAAAGAAAGGATCATACAAAAACTCCGCATACTCTGCATCAAAGTTTGGTGGTATTGGTCTTACTCAGAGCTTGGCACTTGAGCTTGCAGAGTACGGGATTAGAGTAAATGCTATATGCCCGGGAAATCTGCTTGACTCACCTTTGTGGGTAAACAGCCTTTATGAGCAGTATTCCAAAAATCAAGGACTTACACCAGAACAGATAAGAGAAAAGTATTTGAGCCAGGTACCTTTAAGGCGTGCATGCACATATGACGATGTTGCAAATGTATTAGTATTTTTAGCATCTGATGAGGCAAGCTACATGACAGGGCAGGCTATAAATGTAACAGGTGGTCAGGAAATGAGATAA
- a CDS encoding class II aldolase/adducin family protein, whose product MNCEKYFERDDEMEKSKSLHELVWLCQKIGRKIDYVQGGGGNISVKLDSRYMAIKASGFRLDQVTEDDGYVIVDYEKIKSFYESVNLSRVKDYEKESLEVAQKSVLSFPGRVLRPSVEVGFHSILDRYVIHSHSVYANILACSHEGKQLCYQIFKDENFNFIWIPYINPGFSLTVKIADELMSLSAEDKKTKVIFMENHGLIVSSDNLKEVYEVHERVNLLIKRWFKIRGRYPSTVLKQIGNNKYQSRTRFILDFIKSESFEIDFFEKYPLYPDQLVYINSNLYTENPKIELNPQKGCVVYNANYSEALAIEETLLAYLYVITKISKLGLTMKTMSEDETEYIKNWESEKYRKELLKKMAK is encoded by the coding sequence TTGAACTGTGAAAAATATTTTGAAAGGGATGATGAGATGGAAAAAAGTAAAAGCTTGCATGAGCTTGTATGGCTGTGCCAGAAGATTGGCAGAAAAATTGACTATGTTCAGGGTGGCGGGGGAAACATTTCTGTAAAGCTTGATTCAAGGTATATGGCAATAAAAGCATCTGGTTTTAGGCTTGACCAGGTGACAGAAGATGACGGGTATGTGATTGTAGACTACGAAAAAATAAAAAGCTTTTATGAAAGTGTCAATCTTTCGCGGGTTAAAGATTATGAAAAAGAGAGTTTAGAAGTTGCTCAAAAAAGCGTTTTGAGTTTTCCTGGCAGGGTTTTAAGACCATCGGTGGAGGTAGGGTTTCACTCAATCCTTGACAGGTACGTCATCCACTCTCATTCTGTATATGCTAATATCTTGGCCTGTTCACATGAAGGCAAGCAGCTGTGCTACCAAATATTTAAAGATGAAAATTTTAACTTTATCTGGATACCTTACATTAATCCTGGTTTTTCGTTGACTGTTAAAATTGCAGACGAACTTATGAGCTTGTCAGCTGAAGATAAAAAAACAAAGGTAATCTTCATGGAAAATCATGGACTTATTGTGTCTTCAGATAATTTGAAAGAAGTCTATGAGGTGCATGAAAGGGTTAACCTTTTGATAAAAAGGTGGTTCAAAATAAGAGGGCGATATCCTTCTACTGTGCTAAAACAAATTGGGAATAACAAATACCAGAGCAGAACGAGGTTTATTTTGGATTTTATAAAGTCTGAAAGTTTTGAAATTGACTTCTTTGAAAAGTATCCTCTTTATCCTGACCAGCTTGTTTATATAAACTCAAACTTGTACACAGAAAATCCAAAGATAGAGCTAAATCCACAAAAAGGCTGTGTTGTATACAATGCAAATTATTCAGAAGCACTTGCCATTGAAGAGACCCTTCTTGCTTATCTTTATGTGATAACTAAAATCAGCAAATTAGGTCTTACTATGAAGACTATGTCAGAAGATGAAACAGAGTATATCAAAAATTGGGAGAGTGAAAAATACAGAAAAGAGCTTTTAAAGAAAATGGCAAAATAA
- the lipB gene encoding lipoyl(octanoyl) transferase LipB, translating into MCINVCYLGEVEYQEALSIQESIWSLRIEKKIGDTLLLLEHPHVITIGRRGSKKNILVSEEFLEKMGVKVFEVSRGGDVTYHGPGQLVGYPIFDLALTDRDIKKFVYLLEEVFIRLLKDQFGKEARRDEDKYTGVWVGNDKIVAIGIAVKKWVTMHGFAFNVNTNLEHFSWIVPCGLKDRGVTSLERLIGSTIRFEDVVDKVQTYFGKVFGKSLNILDKEELFDLLKIQTQEGMER; encoded by the coding sequence GTGTGTATAAATGTCTGTTATTTGGGAGAGGTAGAGTATCAGGAAGCTCTTTCAATTCAAGAGAGCATTTGGTCTTTGAGGATTGAAAAGAAGATTGGTGACACACTGCTGCTGCTTGAACATCCTCATGTTATCACAATAGGAAGACGTGGCAGTAAGAAAAACATACTTGTGTCAGAGGAATTTTTAGAGAAAATGGGTGTCAAGGTGTTTGAGGTAAGCCGTGGTGGGGATGTGACATATCACGGTCCTGGTCAGCTTGTAGGATACCCAATTTTTGATTTGGCTTTGACAGATAGGGACATAAAAAAGTTTGTGTATCTTTTAGAAGAGGTTTTTATAAGGCTTTTAAAAGACCAGTTTGGGAAAGAAGCGCGCAGGGATGAAGATAAATACACGGGTGTTTGGGTTGGCAATGACAAGATAGTTGCTATAGGTATAGCAGTTAAAAAGTGGGTAACCATGCACGGGTTTGCTTTCAATGTAAATACAAATCTTGAACACTTTTCGTGGATTGTCCCGTGCGGACTGAAAGATAGAGGTGTTACATCCTTAGAAAGACTGATTGGAAGCACAATTCGGTTTGAAGATGTGGTGGATAAGGTTCAGACTTATTTTGGAAAGGTTTTCGGCAAGAGTTTGAATATCTTGGACAAAGAAGAACTTTTCGATTTGCTAAAAATTCAAACACAAGAAGGTATGGAAAGATGA
- a CDS encoding PHP domain-containing protein has product MAQVEFALEKELNHEKKERRLEALSVFFELVRQGKIALPPKSSVINNHIHTFYSFSPYSPSKAIYMAAKSGLPTAGIMDHDTIAGAQEFIVAGKLAGIATTIGVECRADFSKTLLSGKKINNPDQHSIAYVAIHGIPHNQIETVMNFFKRYVERRMRRNRLMVENINSLLSKYEIALDFEKDVVSISKYSEGGTVTERHILFALAKKLVEILGKGEKLIRFLKNELEIDINPKVESFLNDEQNPFYEYDLLGALKSDFTPKFYINATDECPDIKEVVEFSHKIGAIIAYAYLGDVVDSVTGDKRREKFEDDYLELLFEVLNELGIKAVTYMPSRNTLSQLKRVKNLCEKYDFLQISGEDINSPRQRFICEALKQDEFKHLIDTTWALIGHEIMATEDKELGFFSEKMQEKFPNLGKRIEYFKNIGIKICSQSN; this is encoded by the coding sequence ATGGCACAAGTTGAGTTTGCTCTTGAAAAAGAGCTAAATCATGAAAAGAAGGAGAGAAGACTTGAAGCTCTCTCTGTGTTCTTTGAGCTTGTCAGGCAAGGCAAGATTGCCCTGCCACCAAAAAGTAGCGTCATAAACAATCACATACATACATTCTACTCATTTTCACCATACTCTCCTTCAAAGGCAATCTACATGGCCGCAAAAAGCGGTCTTCCGACAGCAGGCATAATGGACCATGATACCATAGCTGGTGCTCAGGAATTTATTGTTGCTGGTAAATTAGCAGGTATTGCAACAACAATTGGTGTTGAGTGCAGAGCTGACTTTTCAAAAACTTTGCTTTCTGGCAAGAAGATAAATAATCCTGACCAGCATTCAATTGCTTATGTTGCAATTCATGGAATTCCACATAACCAAATTGAAACTGTAATGAACTTTTTTAAGCGGTACGTGGAGAGGAGAATGAGAAGAAATAGACTGATGGTAGAAAACATTAATAGCCTTCTTTCAAAGTACGAAATTGCTTTGGATTTTGAAAAGGATGTTGTGAGTATTTCAAAATATAGTGAAGGGGGCACTGTCACAGAAAGACACATACTTTTTGCTCTGGCAAAAAAACTTGTTGAAATACTTGGAAAAGGAGAGAAACTGATAAGATTTCTTAAAAATGAGCTCGAAATTGATATTAACCCAAAAGTAGAAAGCTTTCTCAATGATGAGCAAAATCCTTTTTATGAGTATGATCTTTTAGGTGCCCTGAAGAGCGATTTTACTCCAAAGTTCTACATAAATGCCACAGATGAGTGCCCTGACATAAAAGAGGTTGTAGAGTTTTCACATAAGATAGGTGCAATAATTGCATATGCCTACCTTGGTGATGTTGTTGATTCTGTCACAGGCGATAAAAGAAGAGAAAAATTTGAAGATGATTATCTTGAACTTCTGTTTGAGGTTTTAAATGAACTTGGTATAAAAGCAGTAACATACATGCCCTCAAGAAATACTCTTTCTCAGCTCAAAAGAGTCAAAAACTTATGTGAAAAATATGACTTTCTCCAGATAAGCGGAGAAGACATAAACTCTCCTCGCCAAAGGTTTATATGTGAAGCATTAAAACAGGATGAGTTCAAGCATTTGATAGATACTACATGGGCTTTGATTGGACATGAGATAATGGCAACAGAGGACAAAGAACTTGGATTTTTCTCAGAAAAAATGCAAGAAAAGTTTCCAAATTTAGGGAAAAGAATTGAATATTTTAAAAACATTGGCATTAAGATTTGTTCCCAATCCAATTAA
- a CDS encoding YlbF family regulator translates to MRNVYDIAYELANALKESSEVKRFKAAKEKVEKDEKLKQMISDFKKKQFELEQKRLKGEEITSSDVYSLQQLYQIISLNPDIEEYLSAEMMLAKIIADISKIIADSIELKDELLGFTDK, encoded by the coding sequence ATGAGAAATGTGTATGATATTGCATATGAACTTGCTAATGCTTTAAAGGAGTCGAGTGAGGTTAAAAGATTTAAAGCTGCGAAAGAAAAGGTTGAAAAAGATGAAAAACTAAAACAAATGATTTCTGATTTTAAAAAGAAACAATTTGAGCTTGAACAAAAGCGTTTAAAAGGTGAGGAAATTACAAGTTCTGATGTGTATTCCTTGCAGCAGCTTTATCAAATAATCTCTTTGAATCCTGATATAGAAGAGTACCTTTCTGCTGAGATGATGCTGGCAAAGATAATTGCTGATATTTCGAAAATTATTGCAGATAGTATTGAACTTAAAGATGAGCTTTTGGGATTTACAGATAAATAA